One genomic region from Bactrocera tryoni isolate S06 chromosome 3, CSIRO_BtryS06_freeze2, whole genome shotgun sequence encodes:
- the LOC120773011 gene encoding mucin-17: MSCKVERHSSATRPMATATATATATTTVMTLTKRRKSHRGPNSSLAGRMSPRKTTSWPLSAATMHHSFGPAQSLRWLGVLALQLLLLATRNIECRQDVYAGPSISQISPKSSSHVLSGAPLLLHTSPKLVLESTIADTNNIAAGLLTTHDDIERDDNETRQHIRMERSAQPILNENYPKSGPNDVHFPSDTEKEAGAGHYFQYNIKPTSTLNDGSSEAPERTQRARVGKTLKPSFSGIASTPLPATTSVSESFLAKGGLRPLTSGSPINPSRSTAISTAATATALPHNPRQNSNPDIQDIITGIVKLLNGNVNVHANTQGLRRPSASRINNRGPPRISDVQTLPIDYDTQKKPLGSSIRPPPYTGPFDRPERPFITGVPIPEQIVPLRPGFISQRPPWHRQKPRPPITTAIGGRRPIPQYKPMPNSQLSPPAAEESAAPVKDTPEMSSPQHSGEMEISVPPDYNDANGDVPKPTDATYDSEFSNEDTNSQYIEVSDQDSNETADQAPMGVDKDELEEEDTAPIQASPPPAKKDEQNSKKKPSKHKGVDKKKHTQEDYAAIIETSSTAHTEMQISSTYAPMPMEISEGATIDPSTEEVIFMTPSKTPTLEISSQLDDTSSSTEIITQSSIITTALPNTTKSPVVLSPSISTELLATIPPASTNTTPKPLSTTTTARLSTTTSSTTTTFTSVAPPVTTPANTLPMPVPQPPSDFQPRPGLVLDDPEFKPGGRPRPPRPIQSRPVDVQQQPSYNIQPTRQHLPPGYGEIFDVTLSAIQGPGSAGGSQQTINIKPYGTYGNSGGQQGDIILSAADPPAGVPTTPATAVPQIPGSGVTVGSGVGNGNGIDSSSANGGSSAGNAVTQNNLPSLGSGYGIPETEVVDLEPTKPNNVKPQSSTTNSGPTRPHYRSRPTQPPVRIDTCIVGDDSTCDQAQHERCKTENGVSSCHCRPGYSRRKHREPCRKVISFYLGMRVDRIYEHRIVWDNKLLDKHSEPYGQLSYESIRAIDSAMSMTPYSDEFMDARVNNIYRGDPNLGGSGVFVNMTIKLDESVETLRPNLRADVQKHLLGVLHRRNNNIGNSVLYVSSPEGSITALHDLDECQSRELNDCHASASCSNSWGSFRCACEVGLRDPWADQPQRAGRDCQSCPDSYCNNRGTCSYNEEGNQVCACDSSHYGGQCEIDGEVLGVAIGASLAAVVIIVLTLVCLIMWSRRWQREQKNAIGSPVFGYMNTAPMKSAGLPGQPGYQVTLEDRMRWAQIADVMAQTNHYGAEPVGPTRPSSAMFAYPNLQTMGMGTMAGMSMQGTMQMHQAGSMAPPVPLPRRLGLSARSNGMRTLENSSSSEEEDRADLLGRNFQVPRPKSRSNGSIANQSGIYYDVDYEPSGNGIGNTSVDHLYGSQNQSSSHSHTHSHSHSGNNHIPGPQGIPMSTYTSGRAPSSYYMK; the protein is encoded by the exons ATGAGCTGCAAAGTGGAGCGACACAGCAGCGCAACGCGGCCGATGGCCACAGCCACAGCCACAGCTACAGCAACAACGACGGTTATGACGCTCACCAAAAGGCGAAAATCTCACAGAGGCCCAAATTCCTCGCTGGCCGGCAGAATGTCGCCGAGGAAGACCACGAGTTGGCCGCTTTCCGCAGCCACGATGCACCACAGCTTCGGCCCGGCGCAGTCGCTGCGCTGGCTGGGCGTGTTGGcgctgcagctgctgctgctggccaCACGTAATATCG AATGTCGTCAAGACGTGTACGCAGGTCCATCCATTTCACAAATATCTCCAAAATCAAGCAGTCATGTATTGTCTGGGGCCCCGCTGCTTTTGCACACCTCCCCGAAATTAGTGCTCGAGAGTACGATTGCCGATACAAATAATATTGCTGCGGGTTTACTTACGACGCACGACGACATTGAACGTGATGACAATGAAACACGTCAGCACATACGCATGGAACGTTCTGCACAACCAATATTGAACGAAAACTATCCGAAATCTGGACCTAATGATGTTCATTTTCCCAGCGATACGGAGAAAGAAGCTGGCGCTGGCCATTATTTCCAATACAACATTAAGCCGACAAGTACCCTCAATGATGGCAGCTCAGAAGCGCCGGAGCGGACACAAAGGGCTCGTGTTGGCAAAACATTGAAGCCTTCTTTTAGTGGCATTGCGTCTACGCCTTTGCCAGCCACCACTTCAGTATCGGAGTCTTTTTTAGCGAAAGGGGGCCTGCGACCGCTTACGTCGGGGTCCCCGATCAACCCGAGCCGCAGTACTGCTATCTCGACAGCGGCCACTGCCACGGCCTTGCCGCATAATCCACGGCAAAACTCTAATCCGGATATACAGGATATAATAACTGGTATTGTGAAGCTCCTGAATGGCAATGTTAACGTTCATGCTAATACACAAGGACTTCGGCGTCCATCTGCTAGTCGTATTAATAATCGTGGGCCACCACGTATATCTGATGTGCAGACATTACCGATAGATTATGATACGCAAAAGAAACCATTGGGCTCATCTATTCGTCCGCCGCCATATACAGGGCCATTCGATCGTCCGGAGCGTCCATTTATTACAGGTGTACCGATTCCAGAGCAAATCGTCCCGTTGAGGCCGGGATTTATTAGTCAACGTCCACCATGGCATCGACAGAAACCACGACCTCCAATTACTACTGCTATTGGAGGTAGACGTCCGATACCACAATATAAACCAATGCCGAATTCCCAGTTATCGCCTCCTGCCGCTGAGGAGTCTGCTGCCCCTGTGAAAGACACGCCTGAGATGTCATCACCACAGCACTCAGGAGAAATGGAAATTTCCGTTCCTCCGGACTATAACGATGCAAACGGTGATGTGCCTAAACCAACTGACGCCACTTATGATTCAGAATTCTCTAATGAGGACACAAATTCGCAATATATTGAAGTCTCTGATCAGGACTCCAATGAAACAGCTGATCAAGCTCCTATGGGGGTTGACAAAGACGAATTAGAAGAGGAAGATACAGCGCCAATCCAAGCATCCCCACCGCCTGCAAAGAAAGATGAGCAAAACAGTAAGAAGAAACCCAGTAAACATAAAGGTGTCGACAAGAAGAAGCACACTCAAGAAGATTATGCAGCAATAATAGAAACCAGCTCCACTGCCCACACTGAGATGCAAATATCTTCAACATATGCCCCAATGCCAATGGAGATTAGTGAAGGTGCCACTATTGACCCATCTACAGAAGAGGTTATTTTCATGACGCCTAGTAAGACACCAACACTGGAGATCAGCTCTCAATTGGATGACACAAGTTCATCTACTGAAATAATAACTCAAAGCTCCATTATCACGACAGCCTTACCAAATACAACTAAGAGCCCGGTTGTGCTAAGCCCATCTATCAGTACTGAACTGTTGGCGACCATTCCACCTGCTTCAACTAATACCACACCCAAACCACTTTCCACCACTACTACTGCCAGACTATCAACTACCACATCTTCTACTACCACTACCTTCACCTCTGTCGCCCCGCCCGTGACGACCCCTGCTAACACCCTCCCCATGCCAGTGCCCCAACCTCCATCTGATTTTCAACCACGACCAGGATTAGTTCTTGATGATCCAGAATTCAAACCAGGTGGACGACCGCGGCCACCCAGACCAATTCAATCACGTCCCGTTGatgtgcaacaacaaccatCATACAATATTCAACCCACACGACAGCACTTGCCTCCTGGCTATGGGGAAATATTTGACGTAACTCTATCGGCCATACAAGGTCCTGGGTCCGCAGGCGGTTCGCAACAGACGATTAATATTAAACCATATGGCACTTACGGCAACAGTGGGGGACAACAAGGGGATATAATACTATCTGCCGCAG ATCCACCCGCAGGAGTACCCACTACACCGGCGACGGCAGTACCACAAATACCTGGAAGCGGTGTCACTGTAGGAAGTGGTGTTGGCAATGGTAATGGTATTGATAGCAGCAGCGCAAATGGTGGATCCAGTGCAGGTAATGCAGTTACTCAGAACAACTTACCCAGTCTAGGATCAGGATATGGTATCCCCGAAACAGAGGTTGTAGATTTGGAGCCCACCAAGCCCAATAACGTAAAACCACAATCGTCTACAACTAATTCTGGACCAACGAGACCTCACTATCGTTCGCGACCAACACAACCACCTGTGCGCATCGACACTTGTATTGTGGGCGATGACTCGACCTGCGATCAAGCACAACATGAACGTTGCAAGACCGAGAATGGTGTATCCAGCTGTCATTGTAGACCCG GATATTCGCGTCGCAAGCATCGAGAACCCTGCAGAAAAgttatatctttttatttgGGCATGCGTGTGGATCGTATTTACGAGCATCGTATTGTGTGGGACAATAAACTTTTGGACAAACATAGCGAACCCTATGGACAATTGAGCTACGAGTCGATTCGAGCA ATCGATTCGGCAATGTCGATGACGCCCTATTCGGATGAATTCATGGATGCTCGAGTTAACAATATTTACCGTGGTGATCCAAATCTGGGTGGCAGCGGTGTTTTTGTGAACATGACCATCAAA cttgACGAAAGTGTGGAAACTTTGCGGCCAAATCTGCGCGCTGATGTTCAAAAACATTTGTTGGGCGTGCTCCACCGACGGAATAATAATATTGGTAACTCTGTTCTATACGTGTCTTCGCCGGAGGGCTCCATAACTGCCTTACACGATCTGGATGAATGTCAGTCTCGCGAGTTAAATGATTGTCATGCGAGTGCGTCATGTTCTAATTCATGGGGAAGTTTCCGTTGTGCTTGCGAAGTAGGACTCCGTGATCCATGGGCCGATCAACCACAGCGCGCTGGTCGCGACTGTCAATCTTGTCCGGACTCATACTGTAACAATCGTGGAACTTGCAGTTACAATGAAGAAGGAAATCAAGTTTGCGCTTGCGATTCCAGTCATTATGGCGGGCAATGTGAGATAGATGGGGAAGTTTTGGGTGTGGCCATTGGAGCTTCCTTGGCAGCCGTTGTTATTATTGTGTTGACATTGGTTTGTCTAATAATGTGGTCCCGTCGTTGGCAACGTGAGCAGAAGAACGCTATTGGTTCGCCAGTCTTTGGCTACATGAATACGGCGCCAATGAAATCCGCTGGTCTGCCGGGACAACCGGGCTATCAAGTGACATTGGAGGATCGTATGCGTTGGGCGCAGATCGCTGATGTAATGGCACAGACAAACCATTACGGG GCTGAACCAGTCGGACCCACACGTCCATCGTCGGCAATGTTCGCTTATCCGAATCTACAAACTATGGGTATGGGCACTATGGCAGGCATGTCGATGCAAGGCACCATGCAGATGCATCAGGCAGGCAGTATGGCACCGCCAGTTCCTCTGCCACG AAGACTGGGGCTGAGTGCACGATCGAATGGCATGCGAACCTTGGAGAATTCCAGCTCAAGTGAGGAAGAGGACCGAGCTGATTTGCTCGGCCGTAATTTTCAAGTACCGCGACCAAAGAGTAGAAGTAATGGAAGCATAGCG AATCAGTCGGGCATCTACTATGACGTAGATTACGAGCCATCAGGCAATGGCATCGGGAACACGAGTGTGGATCATTTGTACGGTTCGCAAAATCAGTCATCCTCTCACtcacacacgcactcacactCACACAGTGGCAACAATCACATACCGGGACCACAAGGCATACCAATGAGCACTTACACATCCGGACGGGCCCCAAGTAGTTACTATATGAAATAA
- the LOC120772240 gene encoding flocculation protein FLO11 isoform X2, producing the protein MEGLLKIIETSDEYCNELKELKEKFIKDLRDQLSGQKTAILEPITLGQLPNATPQQKKKRIKRLSDLTESDNEAVPEKISPRLSARTSNSKLLATADTMEAEQIDIDHVPPTPVLNPTPAPRSAKVENKEQLEEKLMPPPPAPITAHSDLTQVAGNIETSFSRPQRAAKLKSEKNLKEPKLNSKMRRPSRNNTTKVKLEHEQRPSQMHEVDDNAIQSDSDASKSIASVTSENSVIAIPTKAPSVVELNSDDEATDKNSQRNSTEDGKTRSLRIKIKREKSSIEVANDKANIELSAPSTALESSVSAQQTVPLPKIPIKSEPGSDDSTLASTTLSVNTTTANTKRRKKKDAVPKPIKVERFSDIDATETTRKTRKQTRASGGSVYEDAVDHPISNEAVNTPPTRVSLVPPEVAAAAGMNETRNNSAQPEKTGNLTVVTSAVINDATFCANAAQTTFQVDAAQATFVMDGQNANMTVTINKKSGGAVTSVGDTTYNVPVNDKANNSTVSSRHSMETAKDTTHPQQDSLITEDESFEPEKPKAKLATLPKPGPASTKLGSAKIFKMPTRTNELFNPLVQSPVKKKVEAFENAAIAAHTTEVTSSGRPKRTKENAAPSSINTPTFGKLASAPTLGRFLTPTQSSNLTGSLAKVKKVPNSASKVMPHPKGIAGVKATASTTTSKTLSRENSAEDFRKGLHSLAEERKKQREQKHLIAAQQREAKERERAERAAKLVKEREEKRLKKQQEAEQKKQALEEIQRNLRQQEDAAKLKAAKAKAEQERELLQQMKQQQNARAAAAKMLPPPPKHQSKYTFEMLHEDDSTDEEEKTSYKRPPPPTWSRSHVRGSAIRMQQYWPTKIIDSFFSVQPMSPDLRSIFPNISSHHLKRNSSVLWTTPPRYSELPKY; encoded by the exons ATGGAGggattattgaaaataattgagaCGAGTGACGAATATTGCAATGAATTAAAGGAGCTTAAAGAG aaatttattaaagatttGCGCGATCAGCTTAGTGGTCAAAAAACTGCAATTCTTGAGCCAATTACATTGGGTCAGTTGCCTAACGCCACCCctcaacaaaaaaagaaacgaattAAACGCTTGTCAGATCTGACGGAAAGCGATA atGAGGCTGTTCCTGAAAAAATTTCTCCTCGTCTGTCAGCGCGTACGAGTAATTCTAAACTTCTTGCCACAGCCGATACCATGGAAGCTGAGCAAATTGATATTGATCACGTCCCACCAACTCCCGTTTTAAATCCAACACCTGCACCAAGGAGTGCAAAGGTTGAAAACAAAGAACAATTAGAGGAAAAATTGATGCCACCTCCTCCAGCGCCTATTACTGCGCACAGTGATTTAACACAAGTCGCTGGTAATATTGAAACGTCATTTTCAAGACCACAACGCGCAGCAAAATTGAAATCGGAAAAGAACCTTAAAGAACCAAAACTTAATAGTAAAATGCGTCGTCCCAGTAGAAATAACACTACTAAGGTGAAGTTGGAGCATGAACAACGACCCTCACAAATGCACGAAGTTGATGATAACGCAATTCAGAGCGACAGTGATGCTTCTAAATCTATTGCTAGCGTCACATCTGAAAATTCAGTAATAGCCATTCCAACAAAAGCTCCATCTGTGGTGGAGCTGAATTCAGACGATGAAGCCACAGATAAAAATTCTCAAc GCAATTCTACAGAGGACGGTAAGACTCGTAGCCTACGCATCAAAATTAAACGTGAAAAGAGTAGTATTGAAGTTGCTAATGACAAAGCAAACATCGAGCTTTCGGCACCTTCTACAGCACTGGAATCGTCAGTTAGTGCGCAACAAACTGTTCCATTACCAAAG ATTCCTATAAAGTCGGAACCTGGTAGCGACGATTCGACACTGGCATCCACCACGCTTTCAGTTAATACTACCACCGCTAATACTAAACGTCGCAAGAAAAAGGATGCTGTGCCCAAACCAATAAAAGTTGAAAGATTTAGCGATATTGATGCAACCGAAACTACCCGTAAAACTCGTAAACAAACCCGTGCGTCTGGTGGATCTGTTTATGAAGATGCAGTGGACCACCCAATTTCAAATGAAGCTGTTAACACACCGCCCACGCGAGTTTCACTAGTACCGCCAGAAGTTGCTGCCGCTGCAGGAATGAATGAGACTAGAAATAATTCTGCACAACCCGAAAAGACTGGTAATTTGACAGTAGTAACAAGTGCTGTCATAAATGATGCTACATTTTGTGCAAATGCAGCACAAACCACGTTCCAGGTGGATGCTGCACAGGCCACCTTTGTTATGGATGGTCAAAATGCTAATATGACTGTTACAATAAACAAAAAGTCAGGCGGAGCGGTCACTTCGGTGGGCGACACAACATATAATGTGCCCGTCAATGACAAAGCAAACAATTCGACTGTCTCGTCCCGTCACTCGATGGAGACTGCAAAAGACACAACACATCCCCAACAAGATAGCCTAATAACCGAGGATGAGTCATTTGAACCGGAAAAGCCAAAGGCTAAATTAGCAACTCTGCCAAAACCCGGTCCAGCTTCTACAAAATTAGGGTCAGCTAAGATTTTCAAAATGCCTACCCGTACAAATGAACTATTCAA CCCCCTTGTGCAAAGTCCGGTGAAGAAAAAGGTTGAAGCTTTCGAAAATGCTGCAATAGCTGCACATACTACAGAGGTAACGAGTTCCGGTCGTCCGAAACGAACTAAGGAAAACGCAGCACCG TCAAGTATAAACACTCCAACTTTTGGAAAGCTTGCATCCGCGCCTACACTAGGGCGATTCCTCACTCCAACACAATCTTCTAATCTCACAGGGTCGTTAGCAAAAGTAAAGAAAGTGCCAAATAGTGCGTCAAAAGTTATGCCGCATCCGAAAGGTATTGCTGGTGTTAAAGCCACTGCCAGTACAACTACTTCAAAAACTTTATCACGCGAAAATAGTGCCGAAGATTTTCGCAAGGGTTTGCATAGCTTAGCCGAGGAGCGCAAGAAGCAACGAGAACAGAAGCATCTTATCGCCGCACAACAGCGAGAAGCTAAAGAACGGGAACGTGCTGAACGCGCAGCCAAATTAGTGAAGGAGCGCGAGGAAAAGCGActgaaaaaacaacaagagGCTGAACAGAAGAAGCAAGCGCTCGAGGAGATCCAGCGTAACTTGCGACAGCAAGAAGACGCCGCTAAATTGAAGGCAGCCAAAGCAAAGGCCGAACAAGAACGTGAGTTGTTGCAACAAATGAAGCAGCAACAGAATGCTCGCGCTGCTGCAGCGAAAATGTTGCCACCACCCCCGAAACATCAATCGAAGTACACATTCGAAATGTTGCATGAAGATGATTCAACAGATGAAGAGGAAAAGACTTCGTATAAGCGACCACCGCCACCAACTTGGAGCCGAA GTCACGTACGTGGCTCGGCAATTCGTATGCAGCAATACTGGCCCACGAAAATAATTGACAGCTTCTTTTCGGTGCAACCGATGTCACCGGACTTGCGTTCGATCTTCCCCAATATTAGCTCGCATCATTTGAAACGCAATTCAAGCGTCTTATGGACAACCCCACCGCGTTATTCAGAGCTGCCAAAATATTAA
- the LOC120772240 gene encoding flocculation protein FLO11 isoform X1: MEGLLKIIETSDEYCNELKELKEKFIKDLRDQLSGQKTAILEPITLGQLPNATPQQKKKRIKRLSDLTESDNEAVPEKISPRLSARTSNSKLLATADTMEAEQIDIDHVPPTPVLNPTPAPRSAKVENKEQLEEKLMPPPPAPITAHSDLTQVAGNIETSFSRPQRAAKLKSEKNLKEPKLNSKMRRPSRNNTTKVKLEHEQRPSQMHEVDDNAIQSDSDASKSIASVTSENSVIAIPTKAPSVVELNSDDEATDKNSQLGNSTEDGKTRSLRIKIKREKSSIEVANDKANIELSAPSTALESSVSAQQTVPLPKIPIKSEPGSDDSTLASTTLSVNTTTANTKRRKKKDAVPKPIKVERFSDIDATETTRKTRKQTRASGGSVYEDAVDHPISNEAVNTPPTRVSLVPPEVAAAAGMNETRNNSAQPEKTGNLTVVTSAVINDATFCANAAQTTFQVDAAQATFVMDGQNANMTVTINKKSGGAVTSVGDTTYNVPVNDKANNSTVSSRHSMETAKDTTHPQQDSLITEDESFEPEKPKAKLATLPKPGPASTKLGSAKIFKMPTRTNELFNPLVQSPVKKKVEAFENAAIAAHTTEVTSSGRPKRTKENAAPSSINTPTFGKLASAPTLGRFLTPTQSSNLTGSLAKVKKVPNSASKVMPHPKGIAGVKATASTTTSKTLSRENSAEDFRKGLHSLAEERKKQREQKHLIAAQQREAKERERAERAAKLVKEREEKRLKKQQEAEQKKQALEEIQRNLRQQEDAAKLKAAKAKAEQERELLQQMKQQQNARAAAAKMLPPPPKHQSKYTFEMLHEDDSTDEEEKTSYKRPPPPTWSRSHVRGSAIRMQQYWPTKIIDSFFSVQPMSPDLRSIFPNISSHHLKRNSSVLWTTPPRYSELPKY; the protein is encoded by the exons ATGGAGggattattgaaaataattgagaCGAGTGACGAATATTGCAATGAATTAAAGGAGCTTAAAGAG aaatttattaaagatttGCGCGATCAGCTTAGTGGTCAAAAAACTGCAATTCTTGAGCCAATTACATTGGGTCAGTTGCCTAACGCCACCCctcaacaaaaaaagaaacgaattAAACGCTTGTCAGATCTGACGGAAAGCGATA atGAGGCTGTTCCTGAAAAAATTTCTCCTCGTCTGTCAGCGCGTACGAGTAATTCTAAACTTCTTGCCACAGCCGATACCATGGAAGCTGAGCAAATTGATATTGATCACGTCCCACCAACTCCCGTTTTAAATCCAACACCTGCACCAAGGAGTGCAAAGGTTGAAAACAAAGAACAATTAGAGGAAAAATTGATGCCACCTCCTCCAGCGCCTATTACTGCGCACAGTGATTTAACACAAGTCGCTGGTAATATTGAAACGTCATTTTCAAGACCACAACGCGCAGCAAAATTGAAATCGGAAAAGAACCTTAAAGAACCAAAACTTAATAGTAAAATGCGTCGTCCCAGTAGAAATAACACTACTAAGGTGAAGTTGGAGCATGAACAACGACCCTCACAAATGCACGAAGTTGATGATAACGCAATTCAGAGCGACAGTGATGCTTCTAAATCTATTGCTAGCGTCACATCTGAAAATTCAGTAATAGCCATTCCAACAAAAGCTCCATCTGTGGTGGAGCTGAATTCAGACGATGAAGCCACAGATAAAAATTCTCAAc TAGGCAATTCTACAGAGGACGGTAAGACTCGTAGCCTACGCATCAAAATTAAACGTGAAAAGAGTAGTATTGAAGTTGCTAATGACAAAGCAAACATCGAGCTTTCGGCACCTTCTACAGCACTGGAATCGTCAGTTAGTGCGCAACAAACTGTTCCATTACCAAAG ATTCCTATAAAGTCGGAACCTGGTAGCGACGATTCGACACTGGCATCCACCACGCTTTCAGTTAATACTACCACCGCTAATACTAAACGTCGCAAGAAAAAGGATGCTGTGCCCAAACCAATAAAAGTTGAAAGATTTAGCGATATTGATGCAACCGAAACTACCCGTAAAACTCGTAAACAAACCCGTGCGTCTGGTGGATCTGTTTATGAAGATGCAGTGGACCACCCAATTTCAAATGAAGCTGTTAACACACCGCCCACGCGAGTTTCACTAGTACCGCCAGAAGTTGCTGCCGCTGCAGGAATGAATGAGACTAGAAATAATTCTGCACAACCCGAAAAGACTGGTAATTTGACAGTAGTAACAAGTGCTGTCATAAATGATGCTACATTTTGTGCAAATGCAGCACAAACCACGTTCCAGGTGGATGCTGCACAGGCCACCTTTGTTATGGATGGTCAAAATGCTAATATGACTGTTACAATAAACAAAAAGTCAGGCGGAGCGGTCACTTCGGTGGGCGACACAACATATAATGTGCCCGTCAATGACAAAGCAAACAATTCGACTGTCTCGTCCCGTCACTCGATGGAGACTGCAAAAGACACAACACATCCCCAACAAGATAGCCTAATAACCGAGGATGAGTCATTTGAACCGGAAAAGCCAAAGGCTAAATTAGCAACTCTGCCAAAACCCGGTCCAGCTTCTACAAAATTAGGGTCAGCTAAGATTTTCAAAATGCCTACCCGTACAAATGAACTATTCAA CCCCCTTGTGCAAAGTCCGGTGAAGAAAAAGGTTGAAGCTTTCGAAAATGCTGCAATAGCTGCACATACTACAGAGGTAACGAGTTCCGGTCGTCCGAAACGAACTAAGGAAAACGCAGCACCG TCAAGTATAAACACTCCAACTTTTGGAAAGCTTGCATCCGCGCCTACACTAGGGCGATTCCTCACTCCAACACAATCTTCTAATCTCACAGGGTCGTTAGCAAAAGTAAAGAAAGTGCCAAATAGTGCGTCAAAAGTTATGCCGCATCCGAAAGGTATTGCTGGTGTTAAAGCCACTGCCAGTACAACTACTTCAAAAACTTTATCACGCGAAAATAGTGCCGAAGATTTTCGCAAGGGTTTGCATAGCTTAGCCGAGGAGCGCAAGAAGCAACGAGAACAGAAGCATCTTATCGCCGCACAACAGCGAGAAGCTAAAGAACGGGAACGTGCTGAACGCGCAGCCAAATTAGTGAAGGAGCGCGAGGAAAAGCGActgaaaaaacaacaagagGCTGAACAGAAGAAGCAAGCGCTCGAGGAGATCCAGCGTAACTTGCGACAGCAAGAAGACGCCGCTAAATTGAAGGCAGCCAAAGCAAAGGCCGAACAAGAACGTGAGTTGTTGCAACAAATGAAGCAGCAACAGAATGCTCGCGCTGCTGCAGCGAAAATGTTGCCACCACCCCCGAAACATCAATCGAAGTACACATTCGAAATGTTGCATGAAGATGATTCAACAGATGAAGAGGAAAAGACTTCGTATAAGCGACCACCGCCACCAACTTGGAGCCGAA GTCACGTACGTGGCTCGGCAATTCGTATGCAGCAATACTGGCCCACGAAAATAATTGACAGCTTCTTTTCGGTGCAACCGATGTCACCGGACTTGCGTTCGATCTTCCCCAATATTAGCTCGCATCATTTGAAACGCAATTCAAGCGTCTTATGGACAACCCCACCGCGTTATTCAGAGCTGCCAAAATATTAA